The following proteins are encoded in a genomic region of Methanomassiliicoccus sp.:
- a CDS encoding SDR family oxidoreductase — MNILIIERGTLVRGCLKGEVCVVTGSGRGIGLEAARSLAWLGSKVVIAEIDETTGNAAETALRHEFGPHAALFIKTDVSREDSVQAMKVEVEKKLGPVDVVINNATAFRMGAVADVGIEGWDLAYGVNIRGPVLLARAFVPAMVSRDHGAFICVSSSGAAPYMGAYEVFKTAQVELARVLDAEMEGRKVHVLTIGPGLVRTPGSTEGIAVLAPMYNKSVEEFYAMSEEAMLTAEEAGAGFAAAVALAERFRGQEISSFAALSAIGLTVGKPSEAAGGALDDEQWSKASSLIGRVLADLEAQYKGWVEMVVFKRQWILRDFKKGAGMPVEQWLETLRSLNAAISARDADKILSVAPRFDLLIAQYSHMLKMLEDYEKDPAKLDVGRKAIRQWIEDLEKLSAIFASLRGAA, encoded by the coding sequence TTGAATATCCTGATCATCGAGAGGGGAACACTGGTCCGAGGCTGCCTCAAGGGAGAGGTATGCGTGGTCACCGGGTCGGGACGTGGCATCGGCCTGGAGGCCGCGAGATCTCTCGCCTGGCTAGGGTCCAAGGTGGTGATCGCGGAGATAGACGAGACAACTGGCAACGCGGCGGAAACGGCGCTCCGTCATGAGTTCGGACCACACGCCGCGCTATTCATCAAGACCGACGTCTCCAGGGAGGATAGCGTTCAGGCGATGAAGGTCGAGGTTGAGAAAAAGCTCGGGCCGGTGGATGTGGTCATCAACAACGCCACCGCCTTCAGGATGGGCGCGGTGGCCGACGTCGGCATCGAGGGCTGGGACCTTGCCTATGGCGTGAACATCCGCGGGCCGGTGCTGCTGGCGCGGGCCTTCGTTCCAGCCATGGTGTCCCGCGATCACGGGGCTTTCATATGCGTGTCCTCGTCCGGAGCGGCCCCGTACATGGGGGCATATGAGGTCTTCAAGACCGCCCAGGTAGAGCTGGCCCGGGTGCTTGACGCGGAAATGGAAGGGCGGAAGGTTCATGTGCTGACCATCGGCCCGGGCCTGGTGCGGACCCCTGGGTCAACTGAAGGCATCGCGGTCCTGGCCCCAATGTATAACAAGAGCGTGGAAGAGTTCTATGCCATGAGTGAGGAGGCGATGCTGACGGCCGAGGAGGCTGGAGCGGGGTTTGCCGCAGCCGTAGCCTTGGCGGAAAGGTTCCGAGGACAGGAGATCAGCTCCTTTGCGGCGCTCAGCGCCATCGGCCTGACTGTTGGAAAACCATCTGAGGCGGCCGGAGGAGCGCTGGACGACGAGCAGTGGTCCAAAGCTTCGTCCCTCATTGGCAGAGTCCTCGCGGACCTCGAGGCCCAATACAAGGGATGGGTGGAGATGGTGGTGTTCAAACGGCAGTGGATCCTGCGGGACTTCAAGAAGGGCGCGGGAATGCCTGTCGAGCAGTGGCTGGAGACCCTTCGTTCCCTCAACGCGGCCATCTCCGCTCGTGATGCGGACAAGATATTGTCCGTCGCTCCCCGTTTCGACCTACTGATCGCGCAGTACTCACATATGCTGAAAATGCTGGAAGATTATGAGAAGGATCCTGCCAAACTGGACGTGGGCAGGAAGGCCATACGGCAGTGGATCGAGGACCTCGAAAAATTGAGCGCGATCTTCGCATCATTAAGAGGGGCGGCCTGA
- a CDS encoding SRPBCC domain-containing protein → MSPETSKIYQKVMLPAPPEVIYDMLTDPVRLSEMTGLAVEGKAEAGGRMIVGDGRIIFRFLELERGRWISQEWTTSDWPGGVLPSKVEIGLRAIGQGTDLRLSHTGVPLALRDGINQLWYDAYWNPMFELLRSRALY, encoded by the coding sequence ATGAGCCCCGAGACCTCGAAGATATATCAGAAGGTCATGCTGCCCGCCCCACCAGAGGTCATATACGATATGCTCACCGACCCCGTCCGCCTGTCCGAGATGACCGGTCTCGCTGTCGAGGGCAAGGCCGAGGCAGGTGGAAGGATGATCGTCGGGGACGGCCGCATAATATTCCGCTTCCTGGAGCTGGAAAGGGGAAGATGGATATCCCAGGAGTGGACGACCTCCGACTGGCCCGGTGGCGTGCTGCCTTCGAAGGTGGAGATCGGGCTCAGGGCCATTGGTCAGGGGACCGATCTCAGATTATCGCATACCGGGGTGCCGCTCGCCCTGAGAGATGGTATCAATCAGCTATGGTACGATGCATACTGGAACCCCATGTTCGAGCTCCTGCGCAGTAGGGCATTATACTGA
- a CDS encoding S-adenosylmethionine decarboxylase, whose protein sequence is MSDEECVDKFKSGNEWGLLTSIDLHDCDPQKIASKEVITQFSIDLCEYIDMKRFGEPIVVRFGADPRVQGYSLAQLIETSLISGHFAEDTDRAFIDVFSCKEYPPKKTADFCKEYFGAKAMEYSVVFRT, encoded by the coding sequence TTGAGCGACGAGGAATGCGTAGACAAGTTCAAGAGTGGTAACGAGTGGGGCCTCCTGACCTCAATCGATCTCCATGACTGCGACCCGCAGAAGATCGCTAGCAAGGAAGTGATCACGCAGTTCTCGATTGATCTATGCGAATACATAGACATGAAAAGATTTGGCGAGCCTATCGTCGTAAGATTCGGCGCCGACCCGAGGGTGCAGGGCTACTCCCTGGCACAGCTCATTGAGACATCGCTGATCTCCGGCCACTTTGCCGAGGATACCGACCGGGCGTTCATCGATGTTTTCTCTTGCAAGGAGTACCCGCCCAAGAAAACCGCGGATTTCTGCAAGGAATACTTCGGGGCCAAGGCCATGGAGTACTCCGTGGTCTTCAGGACCTGA
- the hmgA gene encoding hydroxymethylglutaryl-CoA reductase (NADPH) — protein MTGEGLKNRGKTRADVDERRRAVEVSTGATLANIGSLSFDPMAAAKNIENMIGTVQVPVGFVGPLIINGQHAAGEFLVPLATTEGALLASVNRGCSVISASGGATSIVVKDAMTRAPVFRVRDARHAVEVGKWTEENFDRLKAAAEATTSHGRLLSAQPFAVGRSFYLRLSYSTGDAMGMNMATIASEAVSRLLEKETGAVLISVSGNLCVDKKPAAVNAILGRGKIVLADVTIPRKVLEEKMHATPEAVAETCFRKCSIGSSLAVSLGSNAHAANMLAALYIATGQDPAQVVEGSMTTTTCEVVDGDLYASVRLPCVEVGTVGGGTRLPCQSEALNMIGCLGEGKAERLAEIVGAVVLAGELSTLSAQAAGHLGQAHSKLGR, from the coding sequence ATGACCGGAGAGGGCCTCAAGAACCGTGGCAAGACCCGTGCGGACGTCGATGAGCGCCGAAGGGCGGTGGAAGTGAGCACAGGGGCGACCCTGGCCAACATCGGCTCGCTGTCCTTCGACCCGATGGCGGCGGCCAAGAACATCGAGAACATGATCGGGACGGTACAGGTGCCGGTAGGCTTCGTCGGACCGCTCATCATCAACGGCCAGCATGCGGCGGGCGAGTTCCTGGTACCGCTCGCCACCACCGAGGGCGCGCTGTTGGCGTCGGTGAACCGGGGCTGCTCGGTCATCTCCGCCTCCGGCGGAGCAACCTCGATCGTGGTCAAGGATGCCATGACCCGGGCGCCGGTGTTCAGGGTCCGGGACGCCCGGCACGCGGTGGAGGTGGGGAAGTGGACCGAGGAGAACTTCGACCGTCTCAAGGCGGCAGCGGAGGCGACCACCTCCCACGGGAGGCTGCTCAGCGCCCAGCCCTTCGCGGTCGGCCGCTCCTTCTATCTCCGGCTGTCGTACAGCACCGGGGACGCCATGGGGATGAACATGGCGACTATAGCTTCCGAGGCGGTGTCGAGGCTGCTGGAGAAGGAGACCGGGGCGGTCCTGATCTCGGTGTCCGGCAACCTGTGCGTGGACAAGAAGCCGGCGGCCGTGAACGCGATCCTGGGTCGGGGCAAGATCGTGCTGGCCGACGTGACCATCCCTAGAAAGGTCCTCGAGGAGAAGATGCACGCCACCCCCGAAGCGGTGGCCGAGACCTGCTTCCGCAAGTGCAGCATAGGGTCCTCGCTGGCAGTATCGCTGGGCTCCAACGCCCACGCTGCCAACATGCTCGCCGCGCTGTACATCGCCACCGGCCAAGACCCCGCTCAGGTCGTGGAGGGTTCCATGACTACCACCACCTGCGAGGTCGTGGACGGGGACCTGTACGCGTCGGTGCGCCTGCCGTGCGTGGAGGTGGGCACCGTGGGTGGCGGAACTAGGCTTCCCTGCCAATCGGAGGCGCTGAATATGATCGGCTGCCTCGGCGAGGGTAAAGCGGAACGGCTGGCCGAGATCGTGGGGGCCGTGGTCCTCGCCGGCGAGCTGTCGACGCTGAGCGCACAGGCCGCTGGTCACCTGGGGCAAGCGCACAGCAAGCTGGGGCGCTGA
- the amrS gene encoding AmmeMemoRadiSam system radical SAM enzyme: MERQVARWWHDEGEWLRCDLCPHRCAIEDGGTGRCGARQNVRGTLITRTYGTVCARAVDVIEKKPIFHYRPGSKLLSLGTFGCNLTCACCQNAALARSSGGDLPHLDMAPEEVVNLAVTEKVQGIAWTFNEPTVWSEFIIDTAELARPRGLFTMINTNGYILAPAAEELMASVDVANIDIKGFTDRFYRRHCGGSLQEVLDTCLMAKEKGVHVELTCLLIPGLNDSAEEVADLSRWVVDNMGTNTPLFFYRFHPAHELSELPVQSMEVMERSVATARRLGLRHVYLGGVTGEGGQDTLCPSCGFLAVERTSLKPSEGLCLKGPGVSRFCPTFEVKLNIEEARCPRCGTALPIDLNGRT, encoded by the coding sequence ATGGAGCGCCAAGTGGCCAGATGGTGGCACGACGAGGGCGAATGGTTGCGATGCGACCTATGCCCCCACCGGTGCGCCATCGAGGACGGAGGGACCGGGCGGTGCGGTGCCAGGCAGAACGTCCGGGGAACCCTGATCACGAGGACCTACGGAACGGTATGTGCTCGGGCCGTAGACGTGATCGAGAAGAAGCCCATCTTCCACTATCGGCCGGGATCTAAGCTCCTCTCGTTGGGCACCTTCGGCTGCAATCTCACCTGCGCCTGCTGCCAGAACGCCGCCCTGGCCCGTTCGTCGGGGGGCGATCTGCCTCACCTTGACATGGCGCCAGAGGAGGTCGTGAACCTCGCCGTGACGGAGAAAGTGCAGGGGATCGCCTGGACCTTCAACGAGCCCACGGTGTGGAGCGAGTTCATCATCGACACCGCCGAGCTCGCCCGGCCCCGCGGTCTCTTCACCATGATCAACACCAACGGTTACATCCTTGCCCCGGCAGCCGAAGAGCTGATGGCGAGCGTGGACGTCGCCAATATCGACATCAAGGGCTTCACCGACCGGTTCTACCGGCGCCACTGCGGCGGCAGCCTCCAGGAGGTGTTGGATACCTGCCTCATGGCCAAGGAAAAAGGGGTGCATGTGGAGCTGACGTGCCTCCTTATCCCCGGATTGAACGACTCGGCCGAGGAGGTAGCCGACCTCAGCCGGTGGGTCGTGGACAATATGGGCACGAACACTCCGCTGTTCTTCTACCGCTTCCATCCGGCCCACGAGCTCTCCGAGCTGCCGGTGCAGAGCATGGAGGTCATGGAGCGCTCCGTAGCTACCGCCCGCCGGCTGGGTCTGAGGCATGTCTACCTCGGCGGGGTCACCGGGGAGGGCGGTCAGGACACGCTCTGCCCCTCCTGTGGTTTCCTGGCCGTCGAGCGAACGAGCCTCAAGCCTTCCGAGGGGCTGTGCCTCAAGGGCCCGGGGGTCAGCAGGTTCTGCCCCACCTTCGAGGTCAAGCTCAACATCGAGGAGGCGCGATGCCCGCGGTGCGGGACGGCCCTGCCCATCGATCTGAACGGACGGACCTGA
- the pheT gene encoding phenylalanine--tRNA ligase subunit beta, translating into MPVVTFAYDDLISLLGREVSVDTLLDRVPQVGADVHSYDESSREMAIEFFPDRPDLYSVEGAARALRTFLGFQSGLTSYEAQASDVVLTLDESITDVRPYMVAGIIEDITVTDELIRSLMELQEKLHLTMGRKRSKVSIGIHDLDKVTPPFTYKAVDPESVSFVPLAKTESMNLREILERHEKGVDYAFILEGKERYPLLVDSRGEVLSFPPIINGTLTTVTTATRNVFLDVTGTDLNAIKGALNIVATAMAERGGKIRTVRIQGVQNEVTPDLSPRKWTISIEAANSLLGTRLDGEGMAAALGRMGYQATADGDNLQVLAPAWRLDLIHPVDIMEDVAKGHGYENFGRELPSQQTFGAELLTSKGSDVARQLMVGYGYLEATTLTLSSEEDQFDRLRLPRGEVVEILNPISEDHTCLRVSLLPSLMAVLRRNKHRDLPQRLFEVGDVMEGIKRRKHLAAVSISARASFTEAKSLVESIMRDLSVRCTIRASSAGTYLEGRGAEIVVDDRVIGTFGEVHPEVIAGFDLGYPIAAFEIDLETVTAGKLERLA; encoded by the coding sequence ATGCCAGTAGTAACCTTCGCCTATGATGACCTCATCTCCCTGCTGGGACGCGAAGTAAGCGTGGACACCCTCCTGGACCGGGTGCCCCAGGTGGGCGCGGACGTGCACTCCTACGATGAGAGCAGCCGGGAAATGGCCATCGAGTTCTTCCCGGACCGGCCGGACCTCTACAGCGTGGAGGGCGCGGCCCGTGCATTGCGTACCTTCCTCGGCTTCCAGAGCGGGCTCACCAGCTACGAGGCCCAGGCCTCGGACGTCGTCCTGACGCTCGACGAGAGCATCACCGACGTTCGCCCGTACATGGTCGCTGGCATCATCGAGGACATCACCGTCACCGACGAGCTCATCCGTTCGTTGATGGAGCTGCAGGAAAAGCTGCACCTTACCATGGGCCGCAAGAGGTCGAAGGTGTCCATTGGCATTCATGACCTGGACAAGGTGACCCCGCCGTTCACCTACAAGGCGGTCGATCCGGAGTCGGTGTCCTTCGTCCCCCTCGCTAAGACCGAGAGCATGAACCTGCGGGAGATCCTCGAGCGGCATGAGAAGGGTGTGGACTACGCCTTCATCCTCGAGGGCAAGGAGCGCTATCCCCTGCTGGTCGACAGCCGGGGAGAGGTGTTATCCTTCCCCCCCATCATCAACGGCACTTTGACCACGGTCACCACCGCGACGAGGAACGTGTTCCTAGACGTGACGGGCACGGACCTTAATGCCATCAAGGGCGCCTTGAACATCGTGGCCACGGCCATGGCCGAGCGGGGCGGCAAGATCAGGACCGTCCGAATCCAGGGGGTCCAGAACGAGGTCACCCCTGACCTCAGCCCGAGGAAGTGGACGATCAGCATCGAGGCCGCGAACTCCCTGCTGGGCACCCGCCTAGACGGCGAAGGAATGGCCGCAGCGCTGGGTCGGATGGGCTACCAGGCCACCGCGGACGGGGACAATCTACAGGTCCTGGCCCCAGCCTGGAGGCTGGACCTCATCCACCCGGTCGACATCATGGAGGACGTGGCCAAGGGCCACGGCTACGAGAACTTCGGGCGGGAGCTGCCATCCCAGCAGACCTTCGGCGCCGAGCTCCTGACCAGCAAGGGGTCGGACGTCGCCCGCCAGCTGATGGTCGGCTACGGCTACCTGGAAGCGACCACCCTGACCCTGAGCTCGGAGGAGGACCAGTTCGACCGGCTGCGCCTACCGCGCGGCGAGGTCGTGGAGATCCTCAACCCCATCAGCGAGGATCACACCTGCCTTCGCGTCTCCCTGCTCCCGAGCCTCATGGCAGTGCTGCGGAGGAACAAGCACCGCGATCTGCCGCAGAGACTGTTCGAGGTCGGGGACGTCATGGAAGGCATCAAGCGCCGCAAGCACCTCGCTGCGGTAAGCATTTCCGCCCGGGCCTCGTTCACCGAGGCCAAGTCCCTGGTGGAGAGCATCATGCGCGACCTGTCGGTCCGGTGCACCATCCGGGCGTCGTCCGCGGGCACCTACCTGGAGGGCCGGGGGGCGGAGATCGTCGTCGATGACCGGGTCATCGGAACCTTCGGCGAGGTGCACCCCGAGGTCATCGCCGGCTTCGATCTCGGGTATCCTATCGCCGCATTCGAGATCGACCTCGAGACGGTCACCGCGGGCAAGCTGGAGAGGCTCGCCTGA
- a CDS encoding diacylglycerol kinase family protein, with amino-acid sequence MSVLDRDRRVFVVLNPRSGVGSALYLKEDVLAGLRGLDVRYSFLGRGDRLRVMVDAALEAGANEVVAVGGDGTVSGVAEAVAGTDAAMGIVPTGTANMVARELGIPLSIASATGVIRRRERIVGMDCMTSGDRSFVYQVAVGMGADLNRLVTRNEKEVLGRSAYMVAMFRALGELRPLYAHCRIDGRQVEMWVNQLVIANAGILGTEPLRLGPGIRPDDGKVEVVAMRGRGRLDYLSSGMSMVLGNFQDPGLRYYEVRHEVVLETRPRTAIKADGEYIGETPLTLRVRPGAVKVITPTRPRTSWPPA; translated from the coding sequence GTGTCCGTCCTCGACCGTGACCGGCGAGTCTTCGTGGTGCTCAACCCCCGCTCGGGAGTGGGCTCGGCCCTCTATCTCAAGGAGGATGTCCTGGCCGGACTGAGGGGACTGGACGTTCGGTACAGCTTCCTGGGCCGAGGGGACCGGCTGCGCGTCATGGTCGACGCGGCCCTGGAGGCGGGGGCGAACGAGGTCGTGGCGGTGGGAGGCGACGGGACCGTCTCCGGGGTGGCGGAGGCGGTGGCCGGCACCGACGCGGCCATGGGCATCGTGCCCACCGGCACGGCGAACATGGTGGCCCGGGAGCTGGGGATCCCCCTTTCCATTGCCTCGGCCACCGGGGTCATCAGACGCAGGGAGCGGATCGTCGGCATGGACTGCATGACCTCGGGGGACCGCAGCTTCGTTTACCAGGTGGCGGTGGGCATGGGGGCGGACCTCAACCGCCTGGTGACCAGGAACGAGAAGGAGGTGCTGGGCCGTTCCGCCTACATGGTGGCGATGTTCAGGGCGCTGGGGGAGCTGCGGCCGCTGTACGCCCACTGCCGCATCGACGGGCGTCAGGTAGAGATGTGGGTGAACCAGCTCGTCATCGCCAACGCCGGGATCCTGGGGACGGAACCGCTGCGGCTGGGGCCTGGGATCCGCCCCGACGACGGCAAGGTCGAGGTGGTGGCCATGCGGGGGCGGGGCCGCTTGGATTACCTGAGCTCGGGGATGAGCATGGTCCTGGGCAACTTCCAGGACCCCGGCCTCCGGTACTACGAGGTGCGGCACGAGGTCGTGCTGGAGACCCGACCGAGAACGGCCATCAAGGCCGACGGGGAGTACATCGGGGAGACGCCGCTGACCCTCAGGGTACGGCCGGGGGCGGTCAAGGTCATCACTCCGACCCGCCCGCGAACGAGCTGGCCGCCGGCCTGA
- a CDS encoding ATP-binding protein, protein MVQELSYQEARRVCNELDFDCDSTSQLSPLETIVGQDRAVRALKFGLRIDNRGFNIFVSGIPGTGRKTAIHDFVKVQAATMPVPPDWCYVNNFADSSKPRAISLPAHKGNEFKEAMDRLVNQIAPALREAFESADYAKRREATMASINQERNEIVAKINEMAQQAGFLVQPSPIGLSLTPVTKEGHPLTDQEFAQLPPALQREIQEEREKLNQRIGETFRPLQDIVRKVDKEMMDLNRQVAHFAVGPYINGMRDQFKDNAEVIEYLKEVEKDIVDNVPLFLNPQPGGPNTPVIDPTHNYRVNLVVDNSKTVGAPVEIEQNPNYQRLFGYSEREARFGTLVTDYTMIRGGSAHRANGGFLVIPVERMFQDPLVWEGLKQTIANAKLELEDPVARLGYIITKTLRPEPIPFTAKVVLIGNPQTYGILFALDPDFKKLFKVKAEFDTTMDRTPENVERYTKFVCGLVQREGLLHLDPTALAAVVEQSSRLADDQRKLSTEFAMIADMIREASFYAQEEGVDHITRDHIRKQVEEKDYRSNMIQGKIQEMIAEGTILIDVDGKRSGQLNGLAVLGVGDFAFGRPSRITASVGVGREGIIDIERLASMGGATHTKGVLIISGLLHDRYAIDAPLSLSARVVFEQSYSGVDGDSASSTELYALLSELSGVPIRQNIAVTGSVNQKGEVQAIGGVNYKIEGFFETCKLVGLTGEQGCMIPRSNVHNLMLKEEVVQAIKEGKFHIWPVSTIDEGIEVLTGVPAGRRNEDGTYPAGTINALAQRRLYEMAQAVKEFHP, encoded by the coding sequence ATGGTCCAGGAGTTAAGTTACCAGGAGGCCCGGCGGGTCTGCAACGAGTTGGATTTCGACTGTGACAGCACCTCTCAGCTTAGTCCGCTGGAGACCATCGTGGGCCAGGACCGGGCGGTCAGAGCCCTGAAGTTCGGCCTGCGGATCGATAACAGGGGATTCAACATTTTCGTTTCCGGCATTCCCGGCACTGGACGGAAGACTGCCATCCACGACTTCGTCAAGGTCCAGGCGGCGACGATGCCGGTGCCCCCCGACTGGTGCTATGTCAATAATTTCGCCGACTCCTCCAAGCCTCGTGCCATATCCCTGCCGGCACACAAGGGCAACGAGTTCAAGGAGGCCATGGACCGCCTGGTAAACCAGATCGCTCCGGCGCTGAGGGAGGCGTTCGAGAGCGCCGACTACGCCAAGCGCCGGGAAGCCACCATGGCCAGCATCAACCAGGAGCGGAACGAGATCGTGGCCAAGATCAACGAGATGGCCCAGCAGGCCGGCTTCCTGGTGCAGCCTTCGCCCATCGGTCTGTCGCTGACCCCGGTCACCAAGGAAGGCCACCCGCTCACCGATCAGGAGTTCGCCCAATTGCCCCCGGCATTGCAGCGGGAGATACAGGAAGAGAGGGAGAAGCTGAACCAGCGCATCGGGGAGACCTTCCGGCCGTTGCAGGACATCGTGCGGAAGGTGGACAAGGAGATGATGGACCTCAACCGCCAGGTGGCGCATTTCGCCGTGGGGCCGTATATCAATGGAATGAGGGACCAGTTTAAAGACAACGCCGAGGTCATCGAATATCTCAAGGAAGTAGAGAAGGATATCGTAGATAATGTCCCTCTGTTCCTCAACCCCCAGCCGGGCGGACCGAACACTCCAGTGATAGACCCGACCCATAACTATCGGGTCAACCTCGTGGTGGACAACTCCAAGACGGTCGGCGCCCCGGTGGAGATCGAGCAGAACCCCAACTACCAGCGGCTGTTCGGCTACTCCGAGCGGGAAGCGAGGTTCGGCACCCTGGTCACCGACTATACCATGATCCGGGGGGGCAGCGCACACCGGGCTAATGGCGGCTTCCTGGTCATCCCTGTGGAGCGGATGTTCCAAGACCCACTGGTGTGGGAAGGCCTGAAGCAAACCATCGCCAACGCCAAGCTGGAGCTGGAGGACCCCGTGGCTCGCTTGGGCTATATCATCACGAAGACTCTGCGGCCGGAGCCGATACCGTTCACCGCCAAGGTCGTGCTTATCGGTAACCCCCAGACCTACGGCATCCTTTTTGCCCTGGACCCCGACTTCAAGAAGCTGTTCAAGGTCAAGGCGGAATTCGACACCACCATGGATCGGACGCCGGAGAACGTCGAACGGTACACCAAGTTCGTGTGCGGGCTGGTGCAGCGGGAAGGGCTCCTGCACCTCGACCCCACCGCCCTCGCCGCGGTCGTCGAGCAGTCATCGCGCCTCGCCGACGACCAGCGGAAGCTGTCCACCGAGTTCGCGATGATCGCCGACATGATCCGAGAAGCTTCCTTCTACGCTCAGGAGGAGGGCGTCGACCACATCACCCGGGATCACATACGCAAGCAGGTGGAGGAGAAGGACTACCGCTCCAACATGATCCAGGGAAAGATCCAGGAGATGATCGCCGAGGGGACCATCCTCATCGACGTGGATGGCAAGCGGTCCGGCCAGCTCAACGGCCTGGCGGTGCTGGGGGTCGGCGACTTCGCCTTCGGACGACCGTCACGCATCACCGCCTCGGTCGGGGTCGGCCGCGAGGGCATCATCGACATCGAGCGGCTGGCCTCTATGGGCGGGGCCACGCACACCAAGGGCGTGCTGATCATCAGCGGCCTTCTGCACGACCGCTATGCTATCGACGCTCCCCTGTCCCTCTCGGCCAGGGTGGTCTTCGAGCAATCGTACTCCGGCGTGGACGGGGACAGCGCCTCCAGCACCGAGCTGTACGCCCTCCTTTCCGAGCTCTCGGGGGTGCCCATTAGGCAGAACATCGCGGTGACCGGGTCGGTCAACCAGAAGGGCGAGGTGCAGGCCATCGGCGGGGTGAACTACAAGATCGAGGGGTTCTTCGAGACCTGCAAGCTCGTCGGCCTGACCGGGGAGCAGGGATGCATGATCCCCCGCTCCAACGTCCACAACCTCATGCTCAAGGAGGAGGTGGTGCAGGCGATCAAGGAAGGCAAGTTCCACATCTGGCCGGTCAGCACCATAGACGAGGGCATCGAGGTCCTCACCGGAGTCCCCGCCGGCCGGCGCAATGAGGACGGCACCTATCCAGCGGGAACCATCAACGCCCTGGCCCAGCGGCGGTTATACGAGATGGCGCAGGCGGTGAAAGAGTTCCACCCTTAG
- the yjjX gene encoding inosine/xanthosine triphosphatase: MKVAVGGTFNVLHRGHRALLDRAFDLGDEVLVGITSETMASRSKSAVRPLWERKADLERYLRTKGTNWTLAVIDRPDEHVDVRWDIDTLIVSPETRRTGEAINVKRYDLGLPPLKLVEVPHVLADDFTPIAARRILAGEIDAEGRLLRPLVVNVGSINPVKSAATRSVLSLFYRQLEVRSVDVPSGVPDQPWGKDTRQGAINRASLAMGEADLSVGLEAGVFDTADGLYDVQYCAILDRRGRYSIGHGMGFRYPAEVADLVRQGKMVGTAVKELYGSGIDGRKEGAIGYLTRGAMDRTKLAEQAVMAAMVPRLRKELYPDL; the protein is encoded by the coding sequence ATGAAGGTCGCTGTGGGGGGAACCTTCAACGTCCTGCATCGCGGCCACCGGGCCCTGCTGGACCGGGCCTTCGACCTCGGCGACGAGGTCCTGGTGGGCATCACCTCCGAGACCATGGCCTCCCGCAGCAAATCGGCCGTCCGGCCGCTGTGGGAGAGGAAGGCCGATCTGGAGAGGTACCTGAGGACCAAGGGCACCAACTGGACGCTGGCGGTGATCGACCGTCCGGACGAGCACGTGGACGTCCGGTGGGACATCGACACCCTCATCGTGTCGCCGGAGACCAGGAGGACGGGCGAGGCCATCAACGTCAAGAGGTACGACCTGGGGCTGCCCCCTCTCAAGCTGGTGGAGGTGCCCCACGTCCTGGCCGATGACTTCACGCCCATCGCCGCCCGGCGCATCCTGGCCGGGGAGATCGATGCCGAGGGCCGTCTGCTCCGGCCGCTGGTGGTCAATGTCGGCTCCATCAACCCGGTTAAGAGCGCCGCGACGCGCAGCGTGCTATCCCTCTTCTACCGACAGTTGGAGGTGCGCAGCGTGGACGTCCCCTCGGGGGTGCCGGACCAGCCCTGGGGCAAGGACACAAGACAGGGGGCCATCAACCGGGCCTCCCTGGCCATGGGCGAGGCGGACCTCAGCGTGGGCCTGGAAGCCGGGGTGTTCGATACCGCTGACGGCCTCTACGACGTGCAGTACTGCGCCATCCTCGATCGCCGGGGACGGTACAGCATCGGCCACGGCATGGGGTTCCGCTACCCCGCCGAGGTCGCCGACCTCGTGCGCCAGGGCAAGATGGTCGGCACGGCGGTCAAGGAGCTCTACGGCAGCGGGATCGACGGGCGCAAGGAAGGAGCCATCGGCTACCTGACCCGCGGGGCCATGGACCGCACCAAGCTGGCAGAACAGGCAGTAATGGCCGCGATGGTGCCCCGGCTGCGTAAGGAGCTGTATCCGGATCTGTGA
- a CDS encoding DUF2116 family Zn-ribbon domain-containing protein: MSEKIPQHRHCAKCGKAHLGEGRFCSDECQAASSDNLRSKKRQLLILYGVAMVVLIAALLLMR, translated from the coding sequence ATGAGCGAGAAGATCCCCCAGCACCGCCACTGCGCGAAGTGCGGCAAGGCGCATCTAGGGGAGGGTCGTTTCTGTTCCGACGAGTGCCAGGCGGCGTCCAGTGACAACCTCCGGTCGAAGAAGCGCCAGCTCCTGATATTGTACGGAGTGGCCATGGTCGTGCTCATCGCCGCCCTGCTGCTGATGAGATGA